GCCTACCTTTGGTAACTGTTAAAATAGGGTCTTTGGGAGTTCTACTCAGATATGGCAACTAAGAAGACCTCTGGTCGCTCACATGGATTTAAGCATAAATCAAGGTCTGTGATGAAGAAAAAATCCCCAAGAGGAGTATCATTCCTACTTAGAGAGTATCAGGAAGGTCAGCAAGCACTTGTCATTATTGATCCTAGACAGCACAAAGGATTGCCACATAGACGATATCATGGCAAAGTTGGTATTGTGACAAATGTAGGTAGACGTGCAGTAACACTAGATGTGAAATTAGGAAATAAAACGAAAACCTTAATCACTAGAATGGATCATATCAAACCGTTCGGTGTATAGAAATGGAAGAGGTAAAAAAGAAACAAAGCATTTCTCTTTCTGAAGTTAAAGAGATTTTAGGAAAAGTTGACGCTGAAGAAATGGATCAAATTCAGCGATGGACCTATGATTATGTTTCAAAATTTGCAAAAATTGATCCTAAAGATGCTAAAGAGATGAAAAAGAAACTCATCAAAGAATGTGAATTAACAGAAGAGGAAGCTGTTGAAATTGTAAACATTAGACCATCTAG
Above is a window of Nitrosopumilus sp. K4 DNA encoding:
- a CDS encoding 50S ribosomal protein L21 yields the protein MATKKTSGRSHGFKHKSRSVMKKKSPRGVSFLLREYQEGQQALVIIDPRQHKGLPHRRYHGKVGIVTNVGRRAVTLDVKLGNKTKTLITRMDHIKPFGV
- a CDS encoding RNA polymerase Rpb4, with translation MEEVKKKQSISLSEVKEILGKVDAEEMDQIQRWTYDYVSKFAKIDPKDAKEMKKKLIKECELTEEEAVEIVNIRPSSLAELRSFTFGWKKLILAETLEKMLKIIKEHS